The following proteins are encoded in a genomic region of Sparus aurata chromosome 11, fSpaAur1.1, whole genome shotgun sequence:
- the LOC115591479 gene encoding putative nuclease HARBI1 yields the protein MACPFDNDPVDEGAALLRRELNIRREMIIRPRIDVLAFPDSYLFERYRFTSQSIIYIHNLIRPYISNITNRSHALTSQQILCVALRFFANGSFLYNVGDALDLSKATVCRAVRKVCLALKRLLPIFIIFPGHKPVRAIKDEFHRIAGFPSVIGCIDGTHIPITAPSHNEADYVNRKSIHSINVQIVCDAAYIISNVEAKWPGSVHDSRIYRESNLSNRLQRGEFDGHLLGDRGYPCQPRLLTPYPDPEPGPQQNFNRAHCRTRARVEMTIGLLKARFQCLRHLRVTPERACDIIVACVVLHNIATIRGEQHPVLQTEDPDDDPIHLSAMQDGRAVRDAICHHHFSD from the exons atggcatgtccttttgataatgatcccgtggatgaaggtgcagcattactgcgcagagaactgaacattcgtcgggagatgattatcagaccgcgcatagatgttcttgcgtttccagacagttatctttttgagcggtaccgtttcacgtcacagtccatcatttacatacacaacctgatccgtccttacatttccaacattaccaaccgaagtcatgctctcacatcccagcagatattgtgtgttgcgctgcgtttttttgcaaatgggagttttttatacaacgtcggagatgcattggacttgagcaaggcaactgtatgcagagcggtcagaaaagtgtgcctcgccctgaaacggctactacccatctttatcattttcccTGGACATAAACCTGTCAGAGCCATCAAGGACGAGTTCCACAGGATTGCAG gATTTCCCAGTGTGATTGGCTGCATAGATGGCACACACATCCCCATCACGGCTCCATCACATAATGAAGCAGATTATGTGAATAGGAAGTCCATTCACAGCATAAATGTGCAG ATCGTATGTGATGCTGCATACATCATTTCCAATGTGGAGGCCAAGTGGCCTGGGTCTGTGCATGACTCAAGGATTTATCGGGAGTCTAACCTGAGCAACAGACTGCAACGTG GAGAGTTTGATGGCCATCTGCTGGGTGACCGGGGTTACCCATGCCAACCTAGGCTGCTGACCCCTTACCCTGACCCTGAACCAGGCCCCCAACAGAACTTCAACCGGGCTCACTGCAGGACGAGAGCCCGGGTTGAGATGACCATAGGCCTGCTGAAAGCCCGTTTCCAGTGCCTACGTCACCTCAGGGTGACCCCTGAGAGGGCCTGTGATATTATTGTGGCATGTGTTGTTCTTCATAATATTGCCACTATTAGAGGAGAGCAACACCCTGTCCTACAAACTGAAGACCCTGATGATGACCCCATCCACCTGTCAGCTATGCAGGACGGCAGAGCAGTCAGAGACGCCATATGCCATCATCACTTTAGTGATTGa